One Georgenia wutianyii DNA segment encodes these proteins:
- a CDS encoding AAA family ATPase: MRIHHLTVEAVGPFPGRHEVDFDELSAGGLFLLEGPTGAGKSTLIDAITFGLYGTLGSPARDDRLPSAHAPGAEPVVEVVFSTGEGIFRVRRTPAYARPKRRGEGTTRQNATARLWRLESVTDDAGEPVATTTQEVGTEVRRIVRLDRVQFSQTVVLPQGRFSTFLRAKPDERAAVLQDVFGTEVYQRVQEQLVDMAREARREVAAAKQDVTTATASLVHLLPDGDPAGEQLTRAAEELDATALESAAAQVVAHAEEELARAAARQEAERVAEEEARRAVDAQRELERLVERRARLLTEQAALAEREPAVAAQREELAAARRAAVAAGALRAQAEAQEAVERARATVEDVCGAVSAGPDSDLGELELTGLRALLDQLTGERGGLVDLVDLEAGLPAREAALTREETDLDRRRTALTERCTALTARPEERRRLEIALDHIQRTALSVPAAEAAVTTRRAVRDAARDAEARRGELASAQAAVTVAAKAAGEALDAEHAARRRWIAGMAGSLAAELVPGTPCAVCGGTEHPAPAPRSPEHATEEDVEAAATGRQRAEAALAAAREEVARAQARLRAAEDASGGQPLPAAEEALTIAQADLADAREAVRLAELRRAELAAFDEETERLREQAAREETAVAAATEHLRGLRTSLEADHARCRRAAADAPTVTARAHRLDERLSAARRIVTARQAQHEARRRREDAVAALERALEETGFPDAAAATLAHRSTTRTAELERAVTEHDSAAARVRDGLTEPQVAALTGAEVPALEAATAAHAERHTALIAATEEAGRARDAVARLSRCRVSLTGVLDAHRTLTERTAPVLRMGELAAAGEGNARATTLSTYVLLRRFEDVVAAANDRLTVMSDGRYELRRIDEREGRSRKAGLGLAVHDHVTEASRDPHTLSGGETFYVSLCLALGLADVVTSEAGGISLDTLFVDEGFGSLDPHTLDGVLGELSRLQAGGRAVGIVSHVSELKDRIAERIEVRRLPSGASTLTVRA; this comes from the coding sequence ATGCGCATCCACCACCTCACCGTGGAGGCAGTCGGCCCGTTCCCCGGGCGCCACGAGGTCGACTTCGACGAGCTCTCCGCCGGCGGGCTGTTCCTTCTCGAGGGACCCACCGGGGCGGGCAAGTCCACCCTCATCGACGCGATCACCTTCGGCCTGTACGGCACCCTCGGCTCCCCCGCCCGCGACGACCGCCTGCCCTCGGCCCACGCCCCGGGCGCCGAGCCGGTCGTCGAGGTCGTCTTCTCCACCGGCGAGGGCATCTTCCGGGTCCGCCGCACCCCGGCCTACGCCCGCCCGAAGCGTCGCGGGGAGGGCACCACCCGGCAGAACGCGACCGCCCGGCTGTGGCGCCTGGAGTCCGTGACCGACGACGCCGGTGAGCCGGTGGCCACGACCACGCAGGAGGTCGGCACCGAGGTCCGCCGCATCGTGCGCCTCGACCGGGTCCAGTTCAGCCAGACCGTCGTCCTGCCCCAGGGCCGGTTCTCCACGTTCCTGCGGGCCAAGCCGGACGAGCGCGCCGCCGTCCTCCAGGACGTCTTCGGCACCGAGGTCTACCAGCGGGTCCAGGAGCAGCTGGTCGACATGGCGCGCGAGGCGAGACGCGAGGTCGCGGCCGCCAAGCAGGACGTCACCACGGCCACCGCGAGCCTCGTCCACCTGCTCCCCGACGGCGACCCCGCCGGCGAGCAGCTCACCCGGGCTGCCGAGGAGCTCGACGCCACCGCCCTGGAGTCGGCCGCGGCGCAGGTCGTCGCCCACGCCGAGGAGGAGCTCGCCCGCGCCGCCGCCCGTCAGGAGGCCGAGCGGGTCGCCGAGGAGGAGGCCCGACGTGCCGTGGACGCCCAGCGCGAGCTCGAGCGGCTCGTCGAGCGGCGGGCCCGGCTGCTGACCGAGCAGGCCGCCCTCGCCGAGCGGGAGCCCGCGGTCGCGGCGCAGCGTGAGGAGCTCGCGGCCGCCCGCCGGGCCGCCGTGGCCGCAGGCGCGCTCAGGGCCCAGGCCGAGGCGCAGGAGGCGGTGGAGCGCGCCCGGGCAACCGTGGAGGACGTGTGCGGCGCAGTCAGCGCCGGGCCGGACTCCGACCTCGGAGAGCTCGAGCTCACCGGGCTGCGTGCCCTGCTCGACCAGCTCACCGGGGAGCGCGGCGGCCTCGTCGACCTCGTCGACCTCGAGGCGGGCCTTCCTGCCCGGGAGGCCGCGCTGACCCGCGAGGAGACCGACCTCGACCGTCGGCGGACCGCGCTCACCGAGCGGTGTACCGCCCTCACCGCCCGGCCCGAGGAGCGCCGGCGCCTGGAGATCGCCCTCGACCACATCCAGCGCACCGCCCTGAGCGTGCCCGCGGCCGAGGCTGCCGTCACCACCCGGCGCGCGGTCCGGGACGCCGCCCGCGACGCCGAGGCACGGCGCGGTGAGCTCGCCTCGGCGCAGGCGGCGGTCACCGTCGCCGCCAAGGCGGCCGGCGAGGCACTCGACGCGGAGCACGCCGCGCGCCGTCGCTGGATCGCCGGCATGGCGGGCAGCCTGGCGGCCGAGCTCGTCCCCGGCACTCCCTGCGCCGTGTGCGGCGGGACCGAGCACCCCGCCCCCGCGCCCCGCTCCCCCGAGCACGCCACCGAGGAGGACGTCGAGGCCGCCGCCACCGGGCGGCAGCGGGCAGAGGCCGCGCTCGCCGCGGCGCGGGAGGAGGTCGCCCGCGCACAGGCACGGCTGCGCGCCGCCGAGGACGCCTCCGGTGGGCAGCCGCTCCCCGCCGCGGAGGAGGCGCTGACCATCGCCCAGGCCGACCTCGCCGACGCCCGTGAGGCCGTCCGGCTCGCCGAGCTCCGCCGGGCCGAGCTCGCCGCCTTCGACGAGGAGACCGAGCGCCTGCGCGAGCAGGCCGCCCGGGAGGAGACCGCCGTCGCGGCGGCCACGGAGCACCTGCGCGGTCTCCGCACGTCGCTCGAGGCCGACCACGCCCGCTGCCGCCGCGCCGCCGCGGACGCCCCGACCGTCACGGCCCGGGCCCACCGGCTCGACGAGCGTCTCTCCGCCGCCCGCCGGATCGTCACTGCCCGTCAGGCCCAGCACGAGGCCCGCCGGCGCCGCGAGGACGCCGTCGCAGCGCTCGAGCGGGCGCTGGAGGAGACCGGCTTCCCCGACGCCGCCGCGGCGACCCTCGCCCACCGCAGCACCACCCGGACCGCCGAGCTGGAGCGTGCGGTCACCGAGCACGACTCCGCCGCCGCCCGCGTCCGGGACGGCCTCACCGAGCCGCAGGTCGCCGCGCTCACCGGCGCGGAGGTGCCCGCCCTCGAGGCGGCCACCGCCGCCCACGCCGAGCGCCACACGGCGCTCATCGCCGCCACAGAGGAGGCAGGGCGGGCGAGGGACGCCGTGGCCCGGCTGAGCCGCTGCCGGGTCTCGCTCACCGGCGTCCTCGACGCGCACCGGACGCTCACCGAGCGCACCGCCCCCGTGCTGCGCATGGGCGAGCTCGCCGCCGCCGGGGAGGGCAACGCGCGCGCCACGACGCTCTCGACCTACGTCCTGCTCCGCCGCTTCGAGGACGTCGTCGCCGCCGCCAACGACCGCCTCACCGTCATGTCCGACGGCCGCTACGAGCTGCGCCGCATCGACGAGCGCGAGGGCCGCTCACGCAAGGCCGGTCTCGGCCTGGCCGTCCACGATCACGTCACCGAGGCCTCCCGCGACCCGCACACCCTGTCCGGCGGGGAGACGTTCTACGTCTCGCTGTGCCTGGCGCTCGGGCTGGCGGACGTCGTCACCAGCGAGGCCGGCGGAATCTCGCTGGACACGCTGTTCGTCGACGAGGGCTTCGGCTCGCTCGACCCGCACACCCTGGACGGGGTGCTCGGTGAGCTCAGCAGGCTGCAGGCCGGGGGCCGCGCCGTGGGGATCGTCAGCCACGTGAGCGAGCTCAAGGACCGGATCGCCGAGCGCATCGAGGTGCGGCGCCTGCCCTCGGGCGCCTCGACCCTCACCGTGCGGGCCTGA
- a CDS encoding nucleotide-binding protein → MTAGVLLALTGPEEAELVSLLDAPDTGLRVVRRCADVPEVLAAGLAGLGSLAVLSADLPDLDRPVLRQLAAAGVRTVLVAAPVDTARCRALGATAVVAAEDGAQEWARVVGDLVHSEPAADPVEEEPPPPAPATTGRLVVVWGPRGSPGRTSIAVNLAAELAAHEPTLLVDADTEAPSVTQVLGVLDETAGIAAAARLAGDGRLDAGTMRGVTRRLGERLRLLTGLTRADRWRELPAASLDVVWEQARETAAWVVVDVGAGIDEPVGGLGAPRRHQAALSALAAADVVVVVGAAEPVGMHRLVTALQELSDAQVCAPHASRVVVVNRVRGSAAGANPEQAVVEALARFAGVMDPLLVPDDRAALDRAVLQGATLAEVAHGSRARSAVQELAGRLTGAPERARRGRRVLRRAVR, encoded by the coding sequence GTGACCGCGGGGGTCCTGCTCGCGCTCACCGGACCGGAGGAGGCCGAGCTGGTCTCCCTCCTCGACGCCCCGGACACCGGGCTGCGGGTGGTGCGGCGGTGCGCCGACGTGCCGGAGGTGCTCGCCGCCGGACTCGCGGGCCTCGGCTCCCTCGCCGTCCTGTCCGCCGACCTCCCCGACCTCGACCGCCCGGTCCTCCGTCAGCTCGCCGCGGCAGGCGTGCGCACCGTCCTCGTCGCCGCGCCGGTGGACACGGCCCGGTGCCGCGCGCTCGGGGCGACGGCGGTGGTCGCGGCGGAGGACGGCGCGCAGGAGTGGGCGCGCGTCGTCGGCGACCTCGTCCACAGCGAGCCGGCGGCCGACCCGGTCGAGGAGGAGCCACCACCGCCCGCTCCGGCGACGACGGGCCGGCTCGTCGTCGTCTGGGGGCCGCGCGGCTCCCCGGGACGCACGAGCATCGCCGTCAACCTCGCCGCCGAGCTCGCCGCCCACGAGCCCACGCTCCTCGTGGACGCGGACACCGAGGCCCCGAGCGTCACGCAGGTCCTCGGGGTGCTCGACGAGACGGCGGGCATCGCCGCGGCGGCTCGGCTGGCCGGCGACGGTCGGCTCGACGCCGGGACGATGCGGGGCGTGACCCGCCGGCTGGGGGAGCGGTTGAGGCTCCTCACCGGCCTCACCCGGGCCGACCGCTGGCGCGAGCTGCCCGCGGCCTCCCTCGACGTCGTGTGGGAGCAGGCGCGGGAGACGGCGGCGTGGGTCGTCGTCGACGTCGGCGCCGGCATCGACGAACCGGTGGGCGGGCTCGGTGCACCGCGGCGGCACCAGGCGGCGCTGTCGGCGCTCGCGGCCGCGGACGTCGTCGTCGTGGTCGGTGCGGCCGAGCCGGTGGGGATGCACCGGCTCGTCACGGCGCTGCAGGAGCTCTCCGACGCCCAGGTCTGCGCGCCCCACGCGAGCCGGGTGGTCGTCGTCAACCGGGTGCGCGGCTCGGCCGCCGGCGCCAACCCGGAGCAGGCCGTCGTGGAGGCCCTCGCCCGCTTCGCCGGGGTGATGGACCCGCTGCTCGTGCCGGACGACCGGGCGGCCCTGGACCGGGCGGTCCTCCAGGGAGCCACGCTCGCCGAGGTCGCCCACGGCAGCCGGGCGCGGTCGGCGGTCCAGGAGCTCGCCGGGCGCCTCACCGGGGCCCCGGAACGCGCCCGCCGCGGGCGACGGGTGCTGCGGCGCGCGGTCCGCTGA
- the aroA gene encoding 3-phosphoshikimate 1-carboxyvinyltransferase, with translation MPTQTTPDLAWPAPVAAGPLDAVVPVPGSKSLTNRYLPLAALAAEPTQLRRPLHSRDSALMVEALRALGVRIENVDSDGRPAVDGPDLLIDPAPLRGPAEVHCGLAGTVMRFVPPLAALADGTVTFDGDPQARVRPMGALIEALRDLGAQVDDDGRAALPFTVHGTGGLPGGVVEVDASASSQFVSGLLLVAPALEQGLDLRRTGPMPSQPHAAMTVEVLRERGVVVDVTVGEDGEPARWVVHPGPVAGGIVPVEPDLSNAGPFLAAALVAGGRVRVPSWPTHTSQAGDRLRDLLVRMGASVELGPAGLTVAGTGAIDPIDVDLHDAGELTPTIAALCTLADGPSRLRGIAHLRGHETDRLAALTTEINRLGAHARETEDGLEIEPGPLRPARLETYHDHRMATFAAVVGLRVPGVEVVDVATTAKTLPDFTRMWTDMVATGGRG, from the coding sequence ATGCCCACCCAGACCACGCCCGACCTCGCCTGGCCGGCGCCCGTCGCCGCCGGGCCGCTCGACGCCGTCGTGCCGGTCCCCGGATCGAAGTCGCTCACCAACCGGTACCTGCCGCTCGCCGCGCTCGCCGCCGAGCCCACGCAGCTGCGCCGCCCCCTCCACTCGCGCGACTCCGCGCTCATGGTCGAGGCGCTGCGCGCCCTCGGCGTCCGTATCGAGAACGTGGACTCCGACGGCCGTCCCGCCGTCGACGGGCCCGACCTCCTCATCGACCCCGCGCCCCTGCGCGGCCCCGCCGAGGTCCACTGCGGCCTCGCCGGCACCGTCATGCGCTTCGTGCCGCCGCTGGCGGCGCTGGCCGACGGCACGGTGACCTTCGACGGCGACCCGCAGGCCCGCGTGCGCCCGATGGGCGCGCTCATCGAGGCACTGCGCGACCTCGGCGCCCAGGTGGACGATGACGGTCGCGCCGCGCTGCCCTTCACCGTCCACGGCACCGGCGGCCTGCCCGGTGGCGTCGTCGAGGTGGACGCGAGCGCCTCGAGCCAGTTCGTCTCCGGCCTGCTGCTCGTCGCCCCCGCCCTCGAGCAGGGCCTGGACCTGCGCCGCACCGGCCCGATGCCGAGCCAGCCCCACGCCGCGATGACCGTCGAGGTGCTGCGCGAGCGCGGCGTCGTCGTCGACGTCACCGTCGGCGAGGACGGCGAGCCGGCCCGCTGGGTGGTCCACCCCGGCCCGGTGGCCGGCGGGATCGTCCCCGTCGAGCCCGACCTGTCCAACGCCGGACCGTTCCTCGCCGCCGCGCTCGTCGCGGGTGGCCGCGTGCGCGTGCCGAGCTGGCCGACGCACACCTCCCAGGCCGGCGACCGGCTGCGCGACCTCCTCGTGCGCATGGGCGCCTCCGTCGAGCTCGGCCCGGCCGGGCTCACCGTCGCCGGCACCGGCGCCATCGACCCGATCGACGTCGACCTCCACGACGCCGGTGAGCTCACCCCCACCATCGCGGCGCTGTGCACGCTCGCCGACGGGCCGAGCCGCCTGCGCGGCATCGCTCACCTGCGCGGCCACGAGACCGACCGGCTCGCCGCCCTCACGACCGAGATCAACCGGCTCGGCGCGCACGCCCGCGAGACCGAGGACGGTCTGGAGATCGAGCCCGGGCCGCTGCGCCCGGCGCGCCTGGAGACCTACCACGACCACCGGATGGCGACCTTCGCCGCCGTCGTCGGCCTGCGCGTGCCCGGCGTCGAGGTCGTCGACGTCGCGACGACCGCCAAGACACTGCCCGACTTCACCCGCATGTGGACCGACATGGTCGCGACGGGCGGACGGGGCTGA
- the rsgA gene encoding ribosome small subunit-dependent GTPase A: protein MSRSRDIGTDDERVRVRPSKRGSRPRTKVRPQHDDATTARVLGVDRGRYTLLADDGTRLVAMKARELGRGARNAVVVGDRVGIVGDTSGRPGSLARIVRVEERSTALRRSAEDSEAAGVERVIVANADRLLIVTALADPPPRPRMVDRCLVAAYDAGMEPVLVLTKADLADPAPFLAQYAALEVTAVITSVVDGEVRGLEEVRDVVTGHESVLVGHSGVGKSTLINALVPGAGRATGEVNLVTGRGRHTSSNAVALELPGGGWVIDTPGVRSFGLSHVGPDDLLQAFPDLAAVSAECPRGCPHEAGALDCELDAWVERGDAGPAGAARLESFRRLLTARTSPDAPES, encoded by the coding sequence ATGAGCCGGTCGCGGGACATCGGCACGGACGACGAGCGCGTCCGCGTCCGCCCGTCCAAGCGGGGCTCGCGCCCGCGCACCAAGGTACGTCCCCAGCACGACGACGCGACGACCGCGCGCGTCCTCGGGGTGGACCGCGGCCGCTACACCCTCCTCGCCGACGACGGCACCCGCCTCGTGGCGATGAAGGCCCGCGAGCTCGGGCGCGGCGCCCGCAACGCCGTCGTCGTCGGTGACCGGGTGGGCATCGTCGGTGACACGAGCGGGCGGCCGGGCAGCCTCGCCCGCATCGTGCGCGTCGAGGAGCGGAGCACCGCCCTGCGCCGGTCCGCCGAGGACAGCGAGGCCGCCGGGGTCGAGCGCGTCATCGTCGCCAACGCCGACCGGCTGCTCATCGTCACCGCGCTCGCCGACCCGCCGCCGCGTCCGCGGATGGTCGACCGCTGCCTCGTCGCGGCCTACGACGCCGGGATGGAGCCGGTCCTCGTCCTCACCAAGGCCGACCTCGCCGACCCGGCGCCCTTCCTCGCGCAGTACGCCGCCCTCGAGGTCACCGCGGTCATCACCTCCGTCGTCGACGGCGAGGTCCGCGGCCTGGAGGAGGTGCGCGACGTCGTCACCGGCCACGAGTCTGTGCTCGTCGGACACTCCGGGGTCGGCAAGTCCACCCTCATCAACGCGCTCGTGCCCGGCGCGGGCCGCGCCACCGGCGAGGTCAACCTCGTGACGGGACGGGGGCGGCACACGTCGAGCAACGCGGTGGCCCTCGAGCTGCCCGGCGGCGGGTGGGTCATCGACACCCCCGGCGTGCGCTCCTTCGGACTGTCGCACGTCGGTCCGGACGACCTCCTGCAGGCCTTCCCCGACCTCGCGGCCGTGTCCGCCGAGTGCCCGCGCGGCTGCCCCCACGAGGCCGGCGCGCTGGACTGCGAGCTCGACGCGTGGGTGGAGCGCGGGGACGCCGGGCCTGCGGGCGCCGCCCGCCTGGAGTCCTTCCGGCGGCTGCTCACCGCCCGCACCAGCCCGGACGCGCCCGAGTCCTGA
- the hisN gene encoding histidinol-phosphatase, whose amino-acid sequence MPTSRLRYDDDLRLAHVIADQVDAQTMSRFQALDLVVETKPDLTPVSDADRSAEALVRSQLGRTRPRDSVLGEEFGSTGHSPRQWIIDPIDGTKNFVRGVPVWATLIGLVEDDEVVLGLVSAPALGRRWWATLGSGAWTGRSLSSARRLHVSSVSRVEDASLSYSSLDGWAEEGRLRAFLGLAQRCWRTRAYGDFWSYMLVAEGAVDLAAEPELETYDMAALVPIVTEAGGRFTSLFGAPGPFGGNAVATNGLLHDEVLEMLTAQQD is encoded by the coding sequence ATGCCGACGTCCCGCCTCCGATACGACGACGACCTGCGCCTGGCCCACGTCATCGCCGACCAGGTCGACGCCCAGACGATGAGCCGGTTCCAGGCCCTCGACCTCGTCGTCGAGACCAAGCCGGACCTCACGCCGGTCTCCGACGCCGACCGCAGTGCCGAGGCGCTCGTCCGCTCCCAGCTCGGGCGCACCCGGCCGCGCGACTCCGTGCTCGGGGAGGAGTTCGGCAGCACGGGGCACTCGCCCCGACAGTGGATCATCGACCCGATCGACGGGACGAAGAACTTCGTCCGCGGGGTGCCGGTGTGGGCCACGCTCATCGGCCTGGTCGAGGACGACGAGGTCGTCCTCGGTCTCGTGTCGGCCCCGGCGCTCGGCCGCCGCTGGTGGGCCACCCTCGGCTCCGGGGCTTGGACCGGACGGTCGCTGTCCTCCGCGCGCCGCCTCCACGTCTCGAGCGTCTCACGGGTCGAGGACGCCTCGCTCAGCTACTCCTCCCTCGACGGCTGGGCGGAGGAAGGTCGGCTGCGCGCCTTCCTGGGCCTGGCCCAGCGGTGCTGGCGCACCCGGGCCTACGGCGACTTCTGGTCCTACATGCTCGTGGCCGAGGGTGCGGTCGACCTCGCCGCCGAGCCCGAGCTCGAGACCTACGACATGGCCGCGCTCGTCCCGATCGTCACCGAGGCCGGGGGCCGCTTCACCAGCCTGTTCGGCGCACCGGGGCCGTTCGGTGGCAACGCCGTGGCCACCAACGGGCTGCTCCACGACGAGGTGCTGGAGATGCTCACCGCGCAGCAGGACTGA
- a CDS encoding alpha/beta fold hydrolase translates to MSQSTSTAPAPVILVPGFWLGAWAWDEVAAELRAAGCDVRALTLPGLSPDAQDRADVTAEDHVAAICAAVEASDSPPVLAVHSGTGFSGYAASDRLAGRVAAMVYVDTAPGIGAMDPGFTGGELPMDWASLSAEENLDGLSPEQLATFQERAVPQPGGVVREAVELRDDSRRDVPTTIICTSFPAEQYRAYAEQEEAGWLAGIRELRNVEWVDLPTSHWPMWSRPRELAVVLGDVARRHGASPA, encoded by the coding sequence ATGTCCCAGAGCACGTCAACGGCCCCGGCGCCGGTCATCCTCGTCCCCGGGTTCTGGCTCGGGGCGTGGGCGTGGGACGAGGTCGCCGCCGAGCTGCGCGCCGCGGGCTGCGACGTCCGGGCGCTCACCCTGCCGGGCCTGTCCCCCGACGCGCAGGACCGGGCGGACGTGACCGCCGAGGACCACGTCGCCGCGATCTGCGCCGCGGTCGAGGCCTCCGACAGCCCGCCGGTGCTCGCCGTCCACAGCGGCACCGGGTTCTCCGGTTACGCCGCCAGCGACCGCCTCGCCGGCCGGGTCGCCGCCATGGTCTACGTCGACACCGCGCCCGGGATCGGTGCCATGGACCCGGGCTTCACCGGGGGCGAGCTGCCGATGGACTGGGCCTCGCTGTCCGCCGAGGAGAACCTCGACGGCCTGAGCCCCGAACAGCTCGCGACGTTCCAGGAGCGGGCCGTGCCCCAGCCCGGCGGCGTCGTCCGCGAGGCCGTCGAGCTGCGCGACGACTCCCGCCGGGACGTGCCGACGACGATCATCTGCACGAGCTTCCCCGCCGAGCAGTACCGCGCCTACGCCGAGCAGGAGGAGGCTGGCTGGCTCGCCGGGATCCGCGAGCTGCGCAACGTCGAGTGGGTCGACCTGCCGACGAGCCACTGGCCGATGTGGTCGCGCCCGCGCGAGCTCGCCGTCGTCCTCGGGGACGTCGCCCGCCGCCACGGGGCGAGCCCGGCCTGA
- a CDS encoding SAF domain-containing protein, with the protein MSDDGVQRLRRPTWRDPRLGVGVLLVAASVTLGSWAVARADRTTEVLVAVETLAPGDLLSAADLRPHAVRPDGLGDTYLAAGADLPADAVVTRVVGAGELVPASAVGSAADVALRPVVVSMPGPPPSGVAKGAVVDLWHTAVAATGLEAQPEEPRLLAERLVVSDLLEADSLFAAAGGSAVQVLVTQDDLPDVLAAVAGDGEIVVVPVPGAGP; encoded by the coding sequence ATGAGCGACGACGGCGTGCAGCGGCTGCGGAGGCCCACCTGGCGTGACCCGCGGCTCGGGGTGGGGGTCCTCCTCGTCGCCGCGTCGGTGACGCTCGGCAGCTGGGCGGTGGCCCGGGCGGACCGGACGACGGAGGTCCTCGTCGCCGTCGAGACCCTGGCCCCGGGGGACCTCCTGTCCGCCGCCGACCTGCGCCCCCACGCCGTGCGGCCCGACGGCCTGGGCGACACCTACCTCGCCGCCGGCGCCGACCTGCCCGCCGACGCCGTCGTCACCCGCGTCGTCGGGGCCGGGGAGCTCGTCCCGGCCTCGGCGGTGGGCAGCGCCGCCGACGTCGCGCTGCGCCCCGTCGTCGTGTCGATGCCAGGCCCGCCCCCGAGCGGCGTCGCCAAGGGCGCCGTCGTCGACCTGTGGCACACCGCCGTGGCCGCGACCGGGCTCGAGGCGCAGCCCGAGGAGCCCCGGCTGCTCGCCGAGCGGCTCGTCGTCTCCGACCTCCTCGAGGCCGACTCGCTGTTCGCCGCCGCGGGCGGATCGGCCGTGCAGGTCCTCGTCACGCAGGACGACCTGCCCGACGTGCTCGCGGCCGTCGCCGGGGACGGGGAGATCGTCGTCGTGCCGGTCCCGGGCGCGGGCCCGTGA
- a CDS encoding DUF6912 family protein, with translation MRIYLPATSADLSRPAGVPPRWGHAVTTELRRALPEEDDEGLEAGALLAAADESIAHLRAASSALPRRVVLAADVPDATVVVPERARPWSEGDDQLPSAVEVRATVPWDAVVSIHVDDADAEPDVAAALTDDEAIDKAAEHDLLWHDIVEREALARELKG, from the coding sequence ATGCGGATCTACCTGCCGGCCACGAGTGCCGACCTCAGCCGCCCGGCCGGGGTCCCGCCGCGCTGGGGGCACGCCGTCACCACCGAGCTGCGCCGCGCGCTGCCCGAGGAGGACGACGAGGGCCTGGAGGCCGGAGCCCTGCTCGCCGCGGCCGACGAGAGCATCGCCCACCTGCGTGCCGCGTCCTCCGCGCTCCCGCGCCGGGTGGTCCTCGCGGCCGACGTCCCGGACGCCACCGTCGTCGTGCCCGAGCGTGCGCGCCCGTGGAGCGAGGGGGACGACCAGCTGCCCAGTGCCGTCGAGGTCCGGGCCACGGTCCCGTGGGACGCCGTCGTGAGCATCCACGTCGACGACGCCGACGCCGAGCCCGACGTCGCCGCTGCGCTCACCGACGACGAGGCGATCGACAAGGCCGCCGAGCACGACCTCCTGTGGCACGACATCGTCGAGCGCGAGGCGCTCGCGCGCGAGCTCAAGGGCTGA
- a CDS encoding exonuclease SbcCD subunit D — MRILHTSDWHLGRTLHGVDLVAHQAAFLDHLVEVVRRERVDAVLVAGDVYDRAIPPVGVVDLLDDALLRLTGLARVVLTPGNHDSATRLGFGAAMFRDRLAVRSRVEDLAVPLALPAADGESGALVYALPYLDPDTTRHRLAGPETDDAGVPLVPARSHEAVAAAAMRRVRADLTARRAGGERTPAVLMAHAFVVGGQPSESERDIRVGGVDSVPLGVLTRSGEENPDYLALGHLHGPQRVGPGLAPQRPGPLARYSGSPLAYSFSEMNHAKSSVLLDLGPTGVEHVELVPTPCPRRLSEATGTLDQLLSPAFDGQAEDWVRVAVTDTVRPRDLYARVKARFPHALVVQHRPTTPLTGGPARAVTAARDPLEVAAEFVQDVTGAAPTGAESAVLRQAYEAALAAERSA; from the coding sequence ATGCGCATCCTGCACACGTCCGACTGGCACCTCGGGCGCACGCTCCACGGGGTCGACCTCGTGGCGCACCAGGCTGCGTTCCTCGACCACCTCGTCGAGGTCGTGCGCCGGGAGAGGGTCGACGCCGTGCTCGTCGCCGGCGACGTCTACGACCGTGCCATCCCGCCCGTCGGCGTCGTCGACCTCCTCGACGACGCGCTGCTGCGCCTCACCGGGCTGGCCCGCGTCGTCCTCACCCCCGGCAACCACGACTCCGCCACCCGCCTGGGGTTCGGCGCCGCGATGTTCCGCGACCGGCTCGCCGTGCGCTCCCGGGTGGAGGACCTCGCCGTCCCCCTCGCGCTGCCCGCCGCCGACGGTGAGAGCGGCGCGCTGGTCTACGCCCTGCCCTACCTCGACCCCGACACCACCCGCCACCGCCTCGCGGGCCCGGAGACCGACGACGCCGGCGTGCCGCTCGTGCCCGCCCGGTCGCACGAGGCGGTCGCCGCCGCCGCGATGCGGCGGGTGCGGGCCGACCTCACCGCCCGCCGGGCCGGCGGCGAGCGCACGCCCGCCGTCCTCATGGCGCACGCGTTCGTCGTCGGCGGGCAGCCCTCGGAGTCCGAGCGCGACATCCGCGTCGGCGGCGTCGACAGCGTCCCGCTCGGTGTCCTCACCCGCAGCGGTGAGGAGAACCCGGACTACCTCGCCCTCGGTCACCTCCACGGGCCGCAGCGTGTCGGGCCGGGGCTCGCCCCCCAGCGGCCCGGTCCGCTCGCCCGCTACTCCGGGTCCCCCCTCGCCTACTCCTTCTCCGAGATGAACCACGCGAAGTCCAGCGTGCTCCTGGACCTCGGGCCCACCGGCGTCGAGCACGTCGAGCTCGTGCCCACTCCCTGCCCGCGCCGGCTCTCGGAGGCCACCGGCACCCTGGACCAGCTCCTCTCCCCCGCCTTCGACGGTCAGGCGGAGGACTGGGTGCGGGTCGCGGTCACCGACACCGTGCGCCCGCGGGACCTCTACGCCCGGGTCAAGGCGCGCTTCCCGCACGCGCTCGTCGTCCAGCACCGGCCGACCACCCCGTTGACCGGTGGCCCGGCGCGGGCGGTGACCGCCGCGCGCGACCCCCTCGAGGTCGCCGCCGAGTTCGTCCAGGACGTCACCGGCGCCGCGCCGACGGGGGCCGAGAGCGCGGTGCTGCGGCAGGCCTACGAGGCCGCGCTCGCCGCGGAGAGGAGCGCCTGA